In Priestia megaterium NBRC 15308 = ATCC 14581, the following proteins share a genomic window:
- the radA gene encoding DNA repair protein RadA: MAKRKTKFACQHCGYESAKWMGKCPGCGSWNSMVEEMEETKSSRRGAFSGATASKVQKPQSITAIESTTEPRIFTPSAELNRVLGGGIVRGSLVLIGGDPGIGKSTLLLQTSAQLAMKQNKVLYISGEESTKQTKLRADRLGVKAEELYVHAETNLELILEAISSMQPDFVVIDSIQTIYHADVTSAPGSVSQVRECTAELMRVAKTNGIAIFIVGHVTKEGAIAGPRLLEHMVDTVLYFEGERHHTYRILRAVKNRFGSTNEMGIFEMKESGLEEVLNPSEIFLEERSQGAAGSVVVASMEGTRPVLVELQALISPTSFGNPRRMATGVDHNRVSLIMAVLEKRVGMLLQNQDAYLKVAGGVKLDEPAIDLAVAVSIASSFRDAASSATDVIVGEVGLTGEVRRVSRIEQRVQEAVKLGFQRIIIPEKNLGGWKVPDGIDVIGVSTVAEALQYTLGG; the protein is encoded by the coding sequence ATGGCGAAACGAAAAACAAAATTTGCATGTCAGCATTGCGGATATGAATCAGCAAAATGGATGGGGAAATGTCCTGGATGCGGAAGCTGGAATTCTATGGTAGAAGAAATGGAAGAAACGAAATCATCACGCCGAGGAGCTTTTTCCGGAGCTACTGCTTCTAAAGTTCAAAAACCTCAGTCAATTACAGCGATTGAATCTACAACAGAACCACGAATTTTTACACCTTCTGCAGAGTTAAATCGTGTATTAGGTGGAGGTATTGTCCGAGGCTCACTCGTTTTAATAGGGGGAGATCCGGGTATCGGAAAGTCTACTTTACTTTTGCAAACCTCTGCGCAGTTAGCAATGAAACAAAATAAAGTACTATATATTTCGGGAGAGGAATCAACCAAGCAAACGAAGTTAAGAGCGGACAGGTTAGGTGTAAAAGCTGAAGAGCTTTATGTTCACGCAGAAACAAACTTAGAATTAATACTAGAGGCCATCTCAAGCATGCAGCCTGATTTTGTGGTGATTGATTCAATTCAAACCATTTACCATGCTGATGTCACATCAGCGCCAGGAAGCGTCTCACAGGTGCGAGAGTGTACGGCTGAACTAATGCGTGTTGCTAAAACGAATGGAATTGCCATCTTTATTGTGGGGCATGTAACGAAAGAAGGGGCCATTGCAGGTCCAAGACTTCTTGAACATATGGTGGATACGGTTCTTTATTTTGAAGGAGAGCGTCATCATACGTATCGTATATTAAGAGCGGTTAAGAACCGGTTTGGGTCTACAAATGAAATGGGCATTTTTGAAATGAAAGAAAGTGGGCTAGAAGAAGTATTGAATCCGTCTGAAATCTTTCTAGAAGAACGGTCTCAGGGAGCAGCAGGGTCGGTTGTTGTCGCTTCAATGGAGGGGACAAGACCCGTATTAGTAGAGCTGCAGGCGCTAATCAGTCCAACGAGCTTTGGAAACCCTAGAAGAATGGCGACGGGAGTAGATCATAATCGCGTTTCGCTTATCATGGCTGTTTTAGAAAAGCGTGTAGGAATGCTGCTGCAGAATCAAGATGCTTATTTAAAAGTAGCAGGTGGAGTGAAATTAGATGAACCAGCAATTGATTTAGCTGTAGCCGTTAGCATTGCTTCAAGTTTCAGAGATGCTGCTTCTAGCGCTACAGATGTTATTGTAGGAGAGGTAGGATTAACAGGTGAAGTACGCCGAGTATCTAGAATTGAACAGCGCGTTCAAGAAGCGGTAAAATTAGGGTTCCAACGAATTATTATCCCAGAGAAAAATTTAGGAGGATGGAAAGTCCCAGATGGTATTGATGTGATTGGGGTATCAACAGTAGCGGAGGCTCTGCAATATACATTAGGAGGATAA
- the clpC gene encoding ATP-dependent protease ATP-binding subunit ClpC encodes MMFGRFTERAQKVLALAQEEALRLGHNNIGTEHILLGIVREGEGIAAKALSALGLSTEKIQKEVEALIGRGQELTQTIHYTPRAKKVIELSMDEARKLGHSYVGTEHILLGLIREGEGVAARVLNNLGVSLNKARQQVLHLLGSNEAASSHQGGGSSNANTPTLDSLARDLTVVAREGSLDPVIGRGKEIQRVIEVLSRRTKNNPVLIGEPGVGKTAIAEGLAQQIVNNEVPEILRDKRVMTLDMGTVVAGTKYRGEFEDRLKKVMDEIRQAGNIILFIDELHTLIGAGGAEGAIDASNILKPSLARGELQCIGATTLDEYRKYIEKDAALERRFQPIQVDEPTLEESVQILKGLRDRYEAHHRVSISDEAIEQAVKLSDRYISDRFLPDKAIDLIDEAGSKVRLRSFTTPPNLKELEQKLESVRNEKDASVQSQEFEKAASLRDTEQRLREELEDTKKIWKEQQGKENSAVTVEDIAMVVSSWTGVPVSKLAQEETERLLNMEEILHSRVIGQEEAVKAVAKAVRRARAGLKDPKRPIGSFIFLGPTGVGKTELARALAESIFGDEDAMIRIDMSEYMEKHSTSRLVGSPPGYVGYEEGGQLTEKVRRKPYSVVLLDEIEKAHPDVFNILLQVLEDGRLTDSKGRTVDFRNTILIMTSNVGADTLKRSKHLGFTVEAEGQDYKDMKGKVMAEMKRAFRPEFLNRIDEIIVFHSLEKPHLAEIVKLMADQLTKRLKEQEIDLELTKEAIDKIAEEGFDPEYGARPLRRAIQKHIEDRLSEELLKGVVQKGQKVTLDVDKGEFVVKSSAPSSIS; translated from the coding sequence ATGATGTTTGGTAGATTTACAGAGCGCGCACAAAAAGTATTAGCTTTAGCACAGGAAGAAGCACTACGCCTAGGTCACAACAACATTGGAACGGAGCATATTTTATTAGGTATCGTTCGTGAAGGTGAAGGAATTGCAGCAAAAGCTCTTTCTGCTCTAGGCCTAAGCACTGAAAAAATTCAAAAAGAAGTGGAAGCATTAATTGGCAGAGGCCAAGAATTAACGCAGACCATTCATTATACACCTCGAGCGAAAAAAGTCATTGAACTTTCAATGGATGAAGCCCGAAAGCTTGGTCATTCTTATGTAGGAACAGAACATATCTTACTAGGCTTAATTCGTGAAGGTGAAGGCGTTGCAGCACGCGTTTTAAATAATTTAGGTGTCAGCCTAAATAAAGCTCGTCAGCAAGTGCTTCATTTATTAGGTAGTAATGAAGCTGCTTCAAGTCATCAAGGCGGAGGCTCTTCAAACGCTAATACACCTACGCTAGACAGCTTAGCACGCGATTTAACAGTTGTAGCGCGCGAAGGAAGCTTAGACCCTGTTATCGGACGTGGGAAAGAAATTCAGCGTGTTATTGAAGTGTTAAGCCGACGTACAAAAAACAATCCTGTATTAATTGGGGAGCCAGGTGTCGGTAAAACGGCAATCGCTGAAGGTTTGGCTCAGCAAATCGTCAACAATGAAGTTCCAGAAATTTTACGTGACAAACGCGTTATGACTTTGGATATGGGAACGGTCGTTGCTGGTACAAAATACCGCGGAGAATTTGAAGATCGCTTGAAGAAAGTAATGGATGAAATTCGTCAAGCAGGTAATATCATTCTCTTTATCGATGAGTTACACACATTAATTGGCGCTGGTGGCGCAGAAGGTGCTATCGATGCTTCTAATATTTTAAAACCGTCTCTTGCTCGTGGAGAACTTCAGTGTATCGGTGCTACGACTTTAGATGAATACAGAAAGTACATTGAAAAAGATGCAGCGTTAGAGCGTCGCTTCCAGCCAATTCAAGTGGATGAACCAACGTTGGAAGAGTCTGTTCAAATCTTAAAAGGGCTTCGTGACCGTTATGAAGCGCATCACCGAGTATCTATTTCTGATGAGGCAATCGAGCAAGCGGTGAAACTATCAGATCGCTACATTTCCGATCGTTTCTTACCGGATAAAGCAATCGATTTAATTGATGAAGCTGGTTCAAAAGTGCGTTTACGTTCATTTACAACGCCGCCAAATTTAAAGGAATTAGAGCAAAAATTAGAATCAGTACGCAATGAAAAAGATGCGTCTGTTCAAAGTCAAGAATTTGAAAAAGCAGCATCTTTACGAGATACAGAGCAACGCCTACGCGAAGAATTAGAAGACACAAAGAAAATTTGGAAAGAGCAGCAAGGTAAAGAAAACTCAGCTGTAACCGTAGAAGATATTGCGATGGTGGTATCTAGCTGGACGGGTGTACCGGTCTCTAAACTGGCACAGGAAGAGACAGAAAGACTGCTGAACATGGAAGAGATTCTTCACTCTCGTGTAATTGGGCAAGAAGAAGCGGTAAAAGCAGTGGCAAAAGCTGTGCGCCGTGCTAGAGCAGGCTTGAAAGATCCAAAACGTCCAATTGGTTCATTCATTTTCTTAGGACCAACAGGGGTTGGTAAAACAGAGCTTGCACGTGCATTAGCGGAGTCAATCTTCGGGGATGAAGATGCAATGATTCGTATCGATATGTCTGAGTACATGGAGAAACATTCTACTTCCCGATTAGTAGGTTCACCTCCAGGATATGTTGGATACGAAGAAGGCGGCCAGTTAACGGAAAAAGTAAGAAGAAAACCTTACTCAGTTGTTCTTTTAGACGAAATTGAAAAAGCGCATCCGGATGTATTTAACATTTTATTACAAGTGTTAGAAGATGGACGCTTAACAGATTCAAAAGGCCGTACAGTTGATTTCCGTAATACGATTTTAATTATGACATCAAACGTAGGTGCTGATACATTAAAACGAAGCAAGCACTTAGGGTTCACAGTAGAAGCAGAAGGGCAAGACTACAAAGATATGAAAGGAAAAGTAATGGCGGAAATGAAGCGCGCTTTCCGTCCGGAGTTCCTAAACCGTATCGATGAAATTATCGTCTTCCATTCATTAGAGAAACCTCACTTAGCTGAAATCGTTAAATTAATGGCGGATCAGTTAACAAAACGCTTAAAAGAGCAAGAAATTGATCTTGAGTTAACAAAAGAGGCAATTGATAAGATTGCAGAGGAAGGTTTTGATCCAGAATACGGTGCTCGTCCACTTCGTAGAGCAATTCAAAAACATATTGAAGACCGTTTATCTGAAGAGCTGCTAAAAGGAGTTGTTCAAAAAGGTCAGAAAGTGACGCTAGATGTAGACAAAGGAGAATTTGTTGTTAAATCCTCCGCTCCAAGCAGCATCAGCTAA
- a CDS encoding UvrB/UvrC motif-containing protein: MICQQCETRPATLHFTKIINGEKTEMHVCEQCASENGDAFSFSNQQGFSINNLLAGLLNLDPAVTENYKQQSQEILSCPTCGMTYQKFAKIGRFGCADCYKTFERPLIPFLKRLHGGNYLHHGKIPARIASNLHLKKELQALRLNLKEYIEKEEFEKAAELRDHIRLLEKKMNESREEEA, from the coding sequence ATGATTTGTCAGCAATGTGAAACGAGACCTGCAACTCTTCACTTCACAAAAATCATTAATGGTGAAAAGACGGAGATGCATGTATGTGAACAATGCGCTTCAGAAAATGGAGATGCATTTTCTTTTTCAAATCAGCAAGGTTTTTCAATCAATAACTTACTAGCTGGCCTACTTAACCTAGATCCAGCAGTAACTGAAAATTATAAGCAACAAAGTCAGGAGATTCTTTCTTGTCCTACTTGTGGCATGACATATCAAAAATTTGCTAAAATCGGCAGGTTTGGATGTGCAGATTGCTACAAAACATTCGAGCGACCTCTTATTCCTTTCTTGAAGAGGCTGCATGGAGGTAATTATCTGCATCATGGAAAAATACCAGCAAGAATTGCAAGTAATCTTCATTTAAAAAAGGAATTACAGGCATTAAGATTGAACTTAAAAGAGTATATCGAAAAAGAGGAGTTTGAGAAAGCAGCCGAACTCCGAGATCACATTCGGTTACTAGAAAAGAAGATGAACGAATCGAGAGAGGAGGAAGCGTAA
- a CDS encoding PIN/TRAM domain-containing protein has product MLKRFVQLFFIITGGTLGVFFIPELIQLLNLQDVAFLEKPYVDAILGAILFFLVTFWIVDYIVELIRRVEEALLKAPVTDVLFGSLGLILGLIVAYLVGAFLGRIQLQVVSTILPIFLSILLGYLGFQVGFKKRDELVSVFSMPARIGKKKGQEEETDNEESLKSLKILDTSVIIDGRIADICQTGFLDGTIVIPRFVLEELQHIADSSDVLKRNRGRRGLDILNRIQKELAMKVEIYEGDFEDIQEVDSKLVKLAKLTSGLVVTNDFNLNKVCELQNVGVLNINDLANAVKPIVLPGEEMNVLVIKDGKEHNQGIAYLDDGTMIVVEEGRNYIGKQIDVLVTSVLQTSAGRMIFAKPKLLEKAL; this is encoded by the coding sequence GTGTTAAAACGTTTTGTACAGTTATTTTTTATTATTACAGGTGGTACATTGGGCGTCTTTTTTATACCTGAACTTATTCAATTATTAAATCTGCAAGATGTAGCATTTCTAGAAAAGCCTTACGTCGATGCAATACTGGGAGCCATTTTGTTTTTCCTTGTCACGTTTTGGATTGTTGATTATATAGTTGAATTAATTCGCCGAGTGGAAGAGGCGTTACTGAAGGCGCCTGTAACGGATGTGCTTTTTGGGAGCTTAGGATTGATTTTAGGGCTTATTGTAGCCTACTTGGTCGGAGCTTTTTTAGGCAGAATTCAACTTCAAGTAGTAAGTACCATTTTACCAATCTTTCTAAGTATTCTTTTAGGTTACTTAGGGTTTCAAGTCGGATTTAAAAAACGTGATGAACTTGTAAGCGTGTTTTCGATGCCAGCTCGAATTGGGAAGAAAAAAGGACAAGAAGAAGAAACAGATAACGAAGAATCATTAAAGTCTCTTAAGATTTTAGATACAAGCGTTATTATTGACGGCCGTATCGCAGATATTTGTCAAACAGGATTTTTAGACGGAACGATTGTTATTCCGCGCTTTGTGCTTGAGGAACTTCAGCATATTGCTGATTCGTCGGATGTTCTAAAACGAAACAGAGGTAGACGAGGTCTAGATATTCTAAACCGTATTCAAAAAGAACTGGCAATGAAGGTAGAAATTTATGAAGGCGATTTCGAGGACATTCAAGAAGTAGACAGCAAGCTGGTTAAACTAGCAAAGCTGACTTCCGGTTTGGTCGTGACAAACGATTTTAATTTAAATAAAGTATGTGAACTTCAAAATGTTGGCGTTTTAAATATCAATGACTTAGCAAATGCCGTCAAGCCAATTGTACTTCCAGGAGAAGAAATGAACGTATTGGTTATAAAAGACGGTAAAGAGCACAATCAAGGTATTGCCTATCTTGATGACGGTACAATGATCGTGGTAGAAGAAGGAAGAAATTATATTGGAAAGCAAATTGATGTACTGGTGACGAGCGTACTCCAAACCTCAGCAGGCCGTATGATTTTTGCGAAACCTAAGTTATTAGAAAAAGCACTGTGA
- the ispD gene encoding 2-C-methyl-D-erythritol 4-phosphate cytidylyltransferase, translated as MKYEIIVLAAGQGKRMKAGRNKQFLTIQNVPLIIHTLQKFEQDPWCSGIALVVNEKEVEIFEELLIEYPIQKVQSLTVGGDERQHSVYNGLKSLKQAQMVLIHDGARPFVQQNTIHELVEKAASDKAAVLAVPVKDTIKRVEQGTVIETVERSSLWAIQTPQAFLFDVVMDAHEKAKTNEYLGTDDASLVEKAGQKVSIVEGNYDNIKLTTPEDLLYAEAILTKLNRTEGVEK; from the coding sequence ATGAAGTATGAAATTATCGTGTTAGCTGCAGGTCAGGGGAAGCGAATGAAAGCGGGGCGGAACAAACAATTTTTAACTATTCAAAACGTTCCGCTTATCATTCATACGCTGCAAAAATTCGAACAAGATCCTTGGTGCAGTGGAATTGCACTAGTCGTAAACGAAAAAGAAGTAGAGATTTTTGAAGAGTTATTAATCGAATATCCAATTCAAAAGGTTCAATCATTGACAGTTGGAGGCGATGAACGTCAACATAGCGTTTATAACGGTCTTAAAAGTTTAAAGCAGGCTCAGATGGTATTAATTCATGATGGCGCTCGTCCATTTGTTCAACAAAACACAATCCATGAGTTAGTAGAAAAAGCTGCTAGTGATAAGGCTGCTGTGCTGGCTGTTCCAGTAAAAGACACAATTAAGCGTGTGGAACAGGGTACTGTCATTGAAACAGTTGAGCGCTCTAGCTTGTGGGCTATTCAAACGCCGCAGGCTTTTCTTTTTGATGTAGTAATGGATGCACACGAAAAAGCAAAAACAAATGAATACTTAGGCACCGATGATGCAAGCTTAGTAGAAAAAGCGGGGCAAAAAGTATCGATTGTAGAGGGGAATTACGATAATATAAAACTAACAACACCAGAAGATTTGTTATATGCAGAAGCTATATTAACAAAGCTAAACAGGACTGAAGGAGTGGAAAAATGA
- the disA gene encoding DNA integrity scanning diadenylate cyclase DisA, whose amino-acid sequence MEGEKTTVSQKQISEILQFVAPGTPIRDGIDNVLRAKTGGLIVMGYNEQVKKMVDGGFSINCAFTPAHLYELAKMDGALILNDSGSKILFANAQLMPDPSTPSSQTGMRHRTAERVAKQSGVLVIAISQRRNVITLYKGSLQYVLKDISVILAKANQALGTLEKYKAVLDESITSLSALEFEEQVTHTDVLQSLHRTEMVLRIKNEILSYISELGTEGRLIRLQMNELLSHLEEEATLLIKDYMYDLSFDPYRVIERMQQPSNNVLLDDQTLLRLMGYPMYTSFEDSVIPRGYRMLHKIPRLPSIIIENLIDELGDLKTIADASVEELDEVEGIGEIRARKIREGLKRLKEQHLTNRQL is encoded by the coding sequence GTGGAAGGAGAAAAAACAACAGTTAGTCAAAAACAAATATCAGAAATTCTGCAGTTTGTAGCACCAGGAACCCCTATTCGTGACGGTATCGATAACGTCTTGCGGGCAAAGACGGGCGGCTTAATTGTTATGGGCTACAATGAACAAGTCAAAAAGATGGTAGATGGAGGATTTTCGATTAATTGTGCATTTACACCTGCGCATTTATACGAGTTAGCCAAAATGGATGGAGCGCTTATTTTAAACGACAGTGGAAGCAAGATATTATTTGCTAATGCTCAGCTCATGCCAGACCCCTCTACTCCTTCTTCACAGACAGGAATGCGACACCGTACAGCAGAGCGCGTAGCTAAGCAGTCAGGTGTATTGGTGATAGCCATTTCACAAAGAAGAAATGTGATTACGCTTTACAAAGGGTCTCTGCAGTATGTATTGAAAGACATTAGCGTTATTTTAGCAAAAGCGAATCAAGCGCTTGGAACACTTGAGAAGTACAAGGCGGTATTAGACGAATCGATTACAAGTCTCAGTGCATTAGAGTTTGAAGAGCAAGTAACTCATACAGACGTGCTGCAGTCGCTTCATCGTACAGAAATGGTTCTGCGTATTAAAAATGAAATTTTGAGCTATATTAGCGAGTTAGGAACAGAAGGAAGACTAATCCGTCTCCAAATGAATGAACTACTTTCCCACTTAGAGGAAGAAGCAACTTTATTAATCAAAGATTATATGTATGACCTCAGCTTTGACCCTTACCGAGTAATTGAACGCATGCAGCAGCCATCAAATAATGTTCTTCTCGATGACCAGACGCTTCTTCGCTTAATGGGATATCCCATGTATACAAGCTTTGAAGACAGCGTTATTCCTAGAGGGTATCGAATGCTTCATAAAATTCCAAGACTTCCATCGATTATTATTGAAAATCTCATTGATGAATTAGGGGATTTAAAAACGATAGCAGATGCGTCGGTAGAAGAATTGGATGAGGTAGAAGGCATCGGTGAAATTCGAGCACGGAAAATCAGAGAAGGCCTAAAAAGACTAAAAGAGCAGCATCTTACAAACCGTCAGCTATAG
- the ispF gene encoding 2-C-methyl-D-erythritol 2,4-cyclodiphosphate synthase — protein sequence MNIRVGQGFDVHEFAEGRPLIIGGLEIPYEKGLLGHSDADVLLHTIADALLGAAAKGDIGKHFPDTDPEFKDADSAKLLQHVWKLLKDEGYELSNVDCTIIAQKPKMAPYIEPMRERIAQLLEASISQINVKATTTEKLGFTGREEGIAAQAAVLVYQK from the coding sequence ATGAACATTCGAGTAGGACAAGGTTTCGACGTACATGAATTTGCAGAAGGAAGACCTTTAATCATCGGCGGTTTAGAAATTCCGTATGAAAAAGGATTATTAGGCCATTCAGATGCAGATGTGCTGTTACATACAATCGCAGATGCCTTATTAGGAGCGGCGGCTAAAGGAGATATCGGAAAGCATTTTCCAGATACAGACCCTGAATTTAAAGATGCTGATTCAGCAAAGCTTCTTCAACATGTATGGAAACTACTAAAAGATGAAGGTTATGAATTAAGCAATGTAGATTGCACGATTATTGCGCAAAAACCTAAAATGGCTCCTTACATTGAACCAATGAGAGAGCGTATTGCGCAGCTGTTAGAAGCAAGCATTTCTCAAATTAACGTCAAGGCAACAACAACAGAAAAGTTAGGCTTCACGGGACGTGAAGAAGGAATTGCCGCCCAAGCAGCCGTTTTAGTTTATCAAAAATAA
- a CDS encoding protein arginine kinase, with amino-acid sequence MSQDLFFSQPVSSWMRQEASNSDIVLSSRIRLARNLTHYLFPTLFSKEQAVEVVRVFEQVFQKSENTNQWNLHLLKMNELQPLQKQVLVEKHLISPNLAEGDNNGACFLSEKEDLSIMVNEEDHLRIQCLFPGLQLSEALSTANKVDNWIEKYVDYAFDENRGYLTSCPTNVGTGLRASVMMHLPALVMTRQIHRIIPAINQLGLVVRGIYGEGSEALGNIFQISNQITLGKSEEDIVADLNSVVQQLITQEHSARDALFKTSHVELEDRVYRSYGVLANSRIIESKEASQCLSDVRLGIDLGYIKGLSQNILNELIIMTQPGFLQKYSGGPLKPQERDIKRATLIRERLTINKNTN; translated from the coding sequence ATGTCCCAGGATTTGTTCTTTTCCCAGCCTGTTAGCTCTTGGATGCGTCAAGAAGCTTCGAATTCAGATATTGTTCTAAGCAGTCGAATCAGGCTGGCTCGAAATTTAACTCATTATCTTTTTCCAACTCTCTTTTCTAAAGAACAAGCAGTTGAAGTGGTTCGAGTATTCGAGCAAGTTTTTCAAAAAAGTGAAAACACCAATCAGTGGAATTTGCATTTACTAAAGATGAACGAATTACAACCTCTTCAAAAGCAAGTGTTGGTTGAAAAGCATCTTATCAGTCCTAACTTGGCTGAAGGAGATAACAACGGAGCTTGTTTTTTATCAGAAAAAGAAGATTTGAGTATTATGGTTAATGAAGAAGATCATTTACGCATACAATGTTTATTTCCAGGTCTTCAATTATCTGAAGCTTTAAGCACAGCGAATAAAGTAGATAATTGGATTGAGAAATACGTAGATTATGCGTTTGATGAAAATAGAGGGTATTTAACCAGCTGTCCCACAAATGTGGGTACTGGGCTACGTGCATCTGTGATGATGCATCTGCCGGCTTTAGTGATGACCCGTCAAATTCATCGTATTATTCCCGCTATTAACCAGCTTGGCTTAGTGGTGAGAGGAATTTATGGAGAAGGTAGCGAAGCCTTAGGGAATATCTTTCAAATTTCTAATCAGATAACCTTAGGGAAATCTGAAGAAGATATTGTGGCAGATTTAAATAGTGTCGTACAGCAGTTGATTACACAAGAGCACTCTGCAAGAGACGCGCTGTTTAAAACATCTCATGTAGAGTTAGAAGATCGAGTGTATCGTTCATATGGAGTATTGGCCAATAGCCGTATTATTGAGTCAAAAGAAGCTTCACAATGTTTATCAGATGTTCGATTAGGAATCGATTTAGGGTATATAAAAGGACTGAGTCAAAATATATTGAATGAACTTATCATTATGACGCAGCCAGGCTTTTTACAAAAGTATTCGGGAGGTCCTCTAAAGCCTCAAGAACGTGACATTAAAAGAGCCACCTTAATTCGAGAACGTCTCACTATAAATAAAAACACAAATTAA
- a CDS encoding CtsR family transcriptional regulator, whose protein sequence is MPNISDIIEQYLKQVLELSEREIVEIRRSEIADKFQCVPSQINYVINTRFTVERGYLVESKRGGGGFIRIAKVKMHDAADLFQQVIEMIQNEISQVSAENVIIRLVEEKVITEREAKIMLSVINRSVINIELPYRDELRANLLKAMLNSLRYR, encoded by the coding sequence GTGCCAAATATCTCTGACATTATCGAACAGTATTTAAAACAAGTACTTGAATTAAGTGAAAGAGAAATTGTTGAAATAAGGCGCAGTGAGATTGCTGATAAATTTCAATGCGTTCCGTCGCAAATTAATTACGTTATCAATACCCGTTTTACAGTTGAGAGAGGTTATCTTGTAGAAAGTAAGCGAGGCGGCGGCGGTTTTATTCGTATTGCAAAAGTAAAAATGCATGATGCAGCGGATTTGTTTCAGCAAGTAATTGAGATGATTCAAAATGAAATTTCACAAGTAAGTGCTGAAAACGTCATTATTAGGTTAGTTGAAGAAAAAGTCATCACAGAACGAGAAGCAAAAATCATGTTGAGTGTTATCAATCGTTCAGTTATTAATATTGAACTTCCTTATCGTGATGAGCTAAGGGCTAATCTTTTAAAAGCAATGCTTAATTCATTACGCTACCGATAA